The window GGAACCTCTTGCGTAACTGGCCAAAATCGACTACCGTAGAAGGGTTGGAGAAACTGCGGCAGACCCGTGCTGCGGAGGCTCCCATCTTGCAGCCGGCCTGAAAATGGTGACGGCGCTACCAGATTTCAGCCCCTGACAAGCGGCAAACGGAAGAGAAAAGAGTTCGATGGCAAATCACGTATCGTCCCTGAAGCGCTCCAAGCAGACCATTGCAAAGACCGCCGTCAATCGCTCCAACAAGACCAAACTGCGTGGTTCGCTGCGCCAGCTGCGCGAGGCCATCCAGAAGGGTGATGCCAAGACTGCCACCGAGCAGTACCGCGCCACCGTCTCCATCCTGGACAAGAGCGTCCAGAAGGGCGTGCTGCACGACAACACCGCATCGCGTTACAAGAGCCGACTGAACGCTCGCGTGAAGGCTCTGGCCACCAAGGCCGCGTAAGCTCCCACGAAAGTTTTCATTTCTCGTAAAAGGCACGGATCCTATCCGTGCCTTTTGCTTTTACACTCGTCCATGAGAGTGTCTCCACATGCTTCCCACTGACGCAAACAACCAGACTTTCTCCCGTCGCGATGAGAAAATCTCGCCGGGCAAACTGGCGGCTGCGCAGTATGTCATCGCGGCCATTTTGCTGGTGTTGTTCGCAGGACTGTGGAGGCTGCAGGTTCTGGGTGCGGACAACTACCGCCTGCTGGCAGAGGCCAATCGTGTCCGCAAGGTACCAATTCTGGCGCCGCGTGGCCGTCTTTTCGACCGTGAAGGCCGCCTGCTGGT is drawn from Terriglobus sp. RCC_193 and contains these coding sequences:
- the rpsT gene encoding 30S ribosomal protein S20 produces the protein MANHVSSLKRSKQTIAKTAVNRSNKTKLRGSLRQLREAIQKGDAKTATEQYRATVSILDKSVQKGVLHDNTASRYKSRLNARVKALATKAA